In Acidobacteriota bacterium, the genomic window GATTGTGAATAACTATGGGTTCCCTTGAACGAACGCCGGAAGAATACGCAACGGAGTTACTGGGTTACTTCGAAATGCCAAGGGTTGGAGATGTTAACTCATTTGCCCAGATGATTGGCTTAAAAGTTCGTGAAGTGCCTTCTCAGACTTTCGATGGCGCTCTGATTCGCGTCCCAAATAAGTTAAAGGGTGTCGTCGCGGTACGCGAAACGATACGTGAGTCTGGTAAAAAGGCTTTTACCGTGGCTCACGAGATTGGCCATTTCGTTCTACCAGGTCATGGCACGGCTGATTGTTCCTGTACTGCAAAGGACATCAATTCTTGGCAAGCACACGTCTCACGCCAAAAGGAGGTTTCGGCCAATCGGTTTGCCTCAGAACTATTGCTTCCGGCTAGGAGGCTGTATGAAATTGTTAACCACCGGAAGGCAACCCTTGCCCTGGCGCAAGAAATTGCGAACAAATACCAAACCTCTCTCACGGCAACAGCAATTAAATGCGTCGACGTAACCGATGAGGCGTGCGCATTAGTCTGGAGCACTAATAATCACATTGAGTGGACGCATAAGAACGACTCTTTTTGGCCGTTCATTCCCAAGACACGACTAGACCAGAACTCCTGCTCCGGTCGCCTTTTCTTGGATCATTCCCATCCGGCGGCCGAGGGCGAAGTAGAAGCGGACGTTTGGTTAAGTCTCGACAATGATAGTGATAAGCCTACGCTTTGGGAAGATTCGCTATTTCTCCCATATTACAATGCTGTGCTTTCGATTCTCACCATCGAATTCTGAGTCAATGTCCCAAGCTCTTCAGTACTTAGGCTTCATTTCCTCCAATCGACGGTCCATATCTCTGAAGAACCCCGTGACGACTGATGAGACCATTCGCAAACGCGCAGCCTCCATCGCCTCTGTCTGATTTATTGAGGCGGCTTCGGTGCGGCCGTCAAAGTTTAGCTGGTTTGATACTTTCTCCATGTCGGCCGAACGACGAATTCCTGAAAGCTGAATTCCGGCACCTTGTCTGGTACTCGACGAAGCGATCGAACTGCCGGTATTGAAAGCCTGTTTGCTTTGTGTAGCCTGCGTTTCGAGCGCTTGGTTGATCTCACCCTGATAGACATTGCTCGCCTCTACCTTCGTGTCCGCGACGATGCCGGTGTTGTTGTTCTGAAGGGCGATGTTACTGCGAGTGGTGGAGTCCATCTGCTTGTTCACTTCTTGAATCGGATGCTTATTCCTCGACCAGTCGAAGAGTTCCTGCCCTGTGCGTATCGGGACAGACGTTCCGGCGATCGACGAGCCGCCTGGCGTAAATTCATATGTCTTCATCCCGAACCGTTCAAGGTTGCCCTGACCGCGCAGTTCGACTTCCTTCATTCCATCGATTGTTCGAGCTTCTTTAGTTCCTTGAGCCTCCGCTAACGTTCCCGCGATCTCGCGCTTAGTTGCTGCTGCACTACTGCTGAGTCCATAGTTCTTGCTCGCCTCGGCAAGCAAAGTCTGCGTCACCTGATTTGCCCGGATCTGTCCCAAACTAGTGGTAAGGCCGCCCTCGACTCCGGCAACGGAAGAGACCAAACGAGCGTCCGTTGATTGGTTTGCGGCTTCCAAGGATTTTCTTGCGGCCGTCTGCTCCGCATTGTAGATTCCTTGAATTTGGGTGTTTTCGGCCTGCCGATTGATGGCGGCCCCTGCAACCAGTCCGTATGTTTCAAGCGCAGTTCCTATACTCGAAAGCATCCAGCCCATGGAGATCTGAGAAACGCCTTCATAAACCTGTCCTCGCAGAACTCTGTAACTGAG contains:
- a CDS encoding ImmA/IrrE family metallo-endopeptidase, producing the protein MGSLERTPEEYATELLGYFEMPRVGDVNSFAQMIGLKVREVPSQTFDGALIRVPNKLKGVVAVRETIRESGKKAFTVAHEIGHFVLPGHGTADCSCTAKDINSWQAHVSRQKEVSANRFASELLLPARRLYEIVNHRKATLALAQEIANKYQTSLTATAIKCVDVTDEACALVWSTNNHIEWTHKNDSFWPFIPKTRLDQNSCSGRLFLDHSHPAAEGEVEADVWLSLDNDSDKPTLWEDSLFLPYYNAVLSILTIEF